One genomic region from Leptospira montravelensis encodes:
- the rplU gene encoding 50S ribosomal protein L21, producing the protein MFAIIELGAKQFKVSPDQVFVAEKTGNSVGSTVETKVLLLSDNNKVNIGSPALSGAKVTLKVLEDCKGEKIHGFKYKKRKNYKKSWGHRQQLQKLQVVSISG; encoded by the coding sequence ATGTTCGCCATCATTGAACTTGGAGCCAAACAATTTAAAGTGTCTCCTGACCAGGTATTCGTCGCAGAAAAAACAGGAAACTCGGTTGGAAGCACAGTAGAAACGAAAGTCCTACTCCTTTCCGATAACAACAAAGTGAACATTGGTTCCCCAGCATTGTCTGGCGCCAAAGTGACTTTGAAAGTATTAGAAGACTGTAAGGGTGAAAAAATCCACGGATTCAAATACAAAAAGAGAAAAAACTACAAGAAGTCTTGGGGTCATAGACAACAACTCCAAAAACTCCAAGTAGTTTCTATCAGCGGTTAA
- the typA gene encoding translational GTPase TypA produces MEIRNIAIIAHVDHGKTTLTDCILRHTGAVTAKEDRERIMDSNTLEQEKGITILAKNTSVKYKGTRINIVDTPGHADFGGEVERVLSMTDCTLLLVDAFDGPMPQTRFVLGKSLQLGHKPIVVVNKVDREGARPGFSVDKVFDLFSDLGATEEQLDFPIIYASAKQGWAVNQLSEVPGSNIEPLLDKVLEHVAAVKNESDKALQFQVTALDYNEYVGRIAIGKIYQGTMRKGADVTLAKTNGTTANYKITKLYGYEGLTRYEIDEAGSGDIVAMAGIPDVFIGDTVCDMGNPLPLPAIQVEEPTVSMFFMVNNSPFAGKEGKFVTTRNLRERLDRELETNVALRLEETEDKDRFKILGRGELHLSILIENMRREGYELQVSRPEVIIKQNELGEKIEPYETLVMDLPDQYSGACIQELNRRKGELTGMDAHTSGITRVEYTIPTRGLIGFRGHFISETRGEGVMSSRFLRFDKYKGEIPGRKNGALISMDSGESTAYALWKVQERGDLFIEPQVAVYPGMILGMNSRDTDLEVNPVREKKLTNVRASGSDEAIRLVPPKKLTLEQSIEFLDDDELLEVTPQSLRLRKKVLDASMRKRSGGGR; encoded by the coding sequence ATGGAAATTCGCAACATCGCCATCATCGCACACGTCGACCACGGTAAGACGACACTAACAGATTGTATCCTTCGCCATACGGGCGCCGTAACCGCAAAAGAAGACCGAGAAAGAATCATGGATTCCAACACTTTGGAACAGGAAAAAGGGATTACCATCCTTGCCAAGAACACTTCGGTAAAATACAAAGGCACTCGCATTAATATCGTAGACACTCCAGGTCACGCGGACTTCGGAGGAGAAGTAGAACGAGTTCTGTCCATGACAGACTGTACACTTTTACTAGTGGATGCATTCGACGGTCCCATGCCACAAACTCGTTTTGTGCTTGGAAAATCACTCCAACTTGGTCACAAACCCATTGTTGTTGTGAACAAAGTGGACCGGGAAGGAGCAAGACCAGGATTTTCAGTAGACAAAGTATTTGATTTGTTTAGTGACCTTGGTGCCACCGAAGAACAGTTAGACTTTCCTATCATTTATGCATCTGCAAAACAAGGTTGGGCAGTAAACCAACTGTCAGAAGTTCCCGGTTCTAACATTGAACCACTTCTGGATAAAGTTTTGGAACATGTGGCTGCCGTTAAAAACGAAAGTGATAAAGCCCTCCAATTCCAAGTCACAGCACTCGATTACAATGAATACGTTGGTCGTATTGCCATTGGTAAAATCTACCAGGGAACCATGAGAAAAGGTGCGGATGTAACACTCGCAAAAACTAATGGAACCACTGCTAATTATAAAATCACAAAACTTTATGGTTACGAAGGACTCACTCGTTACGAAATCGACGAAGCGGGATCTGGAGATATCGTAGCTATGGCTGGGATTCCAGATGTGTTCATCGGGGATACAGTTTGTGATATGGGAAATCCGCTTCCTCTTCCTGCCATCCAAGTAGAAGAACCAACAGTTTCCATGTTCTTTATGGTCAATAACTCTCCGTTTGCTGGTAAAGAAGGTAAGTTTGTTACTACACGTAATTTACGCGAACGTTTGGACCGCGAACTAGAAACTAACGTAGCACTTCGTTTGGAAGAAACAGAAGACAAAGATCGTTTTAAAATTTTAGGACGTGGGGAACTCCACTTATCCATCCTCATTGAAAACATGAGACGGGAAGGATACGAACTCCAAGTATCTCGTCCAGAAGTAATCATCAAACAAAACGAACTGGGTGAAAAAATCGAACCTTATGAAACCCTCGTGATGGATCTTCCTGACCAGTATTCTGGTGCTTGTATCCAAGAATTGAACCGCCGTAAAGGTGAGTTAACAGGTATGGATGCTCATACTTCTGGAATCACGCGAGTGGAATACACCATTCCTACAAGAGGTCTTATTGGATTTAGAGGGCATTTTATTTCTGAAACTCGTGGGGAAGGGGTTATGTCTAGCCGCTTCTTACGTTTTGATAAATACAAAGGCGAAATTCCTGGTCGTAAAAACGGAGCTCTGATTTCTATGGACTCTGGGGAATCCACTGCGTATGCATTATGGAAAGTGCAAGAACGTGGGGATCTTTTCATTGAACCACAAGTAGCGGTTTATCCTGGTATGATCCTTGGTATGAATAGTAGGGATACGGATTTAGAAGTAAACCCAGTGCGTGAGAAAAAACTCACAAACGTTCGTGCTTCTGGATCAGATGAAGCCATTCGTCTCGTTCCACCAAAGAAACTCACTTTGGAACAATCCATTGAATTTTTAGATGATGATGAACTTTTGGAAGTGACTCCACAAAGTTTGCGTCTTCGTAAAAAAGTTTTGGATGCGAGCATGAGAAAAAGATCTGGTGGCGGAAGATAA
- a CDS encoding AsmA family protein: protein MKKIGYGIGAIVGFILLIVIIALVFAGSFITPSFLVKQIESSINVRAHVESVNINLFNVLSGIEIQGIVIAPRDEVANKGTPLDERKSKPKGLIELGKADVKISFLALLTKTLKVNKIVLKNPEISLTMNEDGGNNLTSLFKTPKIVDGEKNPALSPEALAEKKAAEEEEAKEKASAPPSGPFSIKDIPIAIKMGLVGIQDGNIQVNMRKTGQQIQIQKLDLELKDIDIDGSDLNSHNNVNVNFDADVTIIGRNKKEAAKFLLETEGKVTPFVVKTGLVNPKVIYEVTMKEDSFLSGFAAFDAIAGELPAMSQAGLKLDKLKEKAELKKDVSFQVEYSNGKVTFLDEPTFPTKNYDLQITKGSYIITTTNYHEMKMGMLYDEDESKKSLASVDEKIKQATKGQGDPKAIRNKIVGNLVKEDRLFIPFRTYGDIRNPNVELGVGLGSLTDLIGGAVKEVIKGKASEALKKLPGAGDALKGLGF, encoded by the coding sequence ATGAAAAAAATAGGTTACGGAATTGGTGCTATTGTAGGCTTCATTCTGCTTATCGTAATCATCGCGTTAGTTTTTGCTGGGAGTTTCATTACTCCAAGCTTTTTGGTAAAACAAATTGAGTCTTCCATCAATGTAAGGGCCCATGTCGAATCTGTTAATATCAACCTTTTTAATGTTCTATCGGGAATTGAAATTCAAGGGATTGTAATTGCTCCGAGAGATGAAGTGGCAAACAAAGGCACTCCGCTCGACGAAAGAAAATCCAAACCAAAAGGGCTTATCGAATTGGGTAAGGCTGATGTTAAAATTTCCTTCTTAGCCCTTCTGACCAAAACCTTAAAGGTAAATAAAATTGTTCTAAAAAATCCAGAAATTTCTCTAACCATGAACGAGGATGGTGGGAACAATTTAACTTCCCTTTTCAAAACACCAAAAATTGTGGATGGTGAAAAAAATCCTGCCCTATCACCAGAAGCTCTAGCGGAGAAAAAAGCAGCAGAGGAAGAAGAGGCAAAAGAAAAAGCGAGTGCCCCGCCATCAGGTCCATTTTCTATCAAAGACATTCCGATTGCTATTAAAATGGGTCTTGTTGGGATTCAAGATGGAAACATCCAAGTGAATATGAGAAAAACCGGCCAACAGATTCAAATTCAAAAATTGGATTTAGAATTAAAAGACATTGATATTGATGGAAGTGATCTTAATTCGCATAACAATGTGAATGTGAATTTTGATGCCGATGTTACAATCATAGGACGAAACAAAAAAGAAGCTGCCAAGTTTTTACTTGAAACCGAAGGAAAAGTCACACCTTTTGTCGTCAAAACAGGTCTAGTGAATCCTAAAGTGATTTATGAAGTTACCATGAAAGAAGATTCTTTTCTCTCTGGATTTGCGGCTTTTGATGCCATTGCCGGTGAATTGCCAGCCATGAGCCAAGCAGGATTAAAACTAGATAAACTAAAAGAAAAAGCGGAACTAAAAAAAGACGTATCCTTCCAAGTGGAATATAGCAACGGTAAAGTTACCTTCCTCGACGAACCAACCTTCCCAACGAAAAACTACGACTTACAAATCACCAAAGGATCCTATATCATCACCACAACCAATTACCATGAAATGAAAATGGGAATGTTATATGATGAAGATGAATCCAAAAAGTCTTTAGCTTCTGTGGATGAAAAAATCAAACAAGCAACCAAAGGCCAAGGAGATCCCAAGGCCATACGAAATAAAATTGTTGGAAACTTAGTGAAAGAGGACCGGTTGTTTATTCCCTTCCGCACTTATGGAGATATTCGTAATCCCAATGTAGAATTAGGTGTAGGGCTTGGATCCTTAACCGATTTAATTGGTGGCGCTGTGAAAGAAGTCATCAAAGGGAAAGCTAGTGAAGCCTTAAAAAAATTACCAGGTGCAGGAGATGCACTCAAAGGATTGGGATTTTGA
- a CDS encoding GAF domain-containing SpoIIE family protein phosphatase, whose product MVDFKVSKRMLVNFRGQNKVVGGLTDKDKIAILLYISKEFANLDREDQLFSKVILICQEIFESDNTTLRLWDGEYLVPVKFVKETEPPRRNLKLGEGYSGTVFETKEPILVNDLSRSAHYFDEGETTKSVMCVPIMQKEEILGTLAVESERENFYIIDDLEILEALTSQLALALYGVRLIEGLVTARAREAAILNQLEWDLKMGRNVQSQILPQDLSAWNGIYFASHYEPMAEVSGDLVDIVRQGHSLTAINIDVSGHGIPAALVTMAIHHQFRRSVMAGLGLTEIMEELGEKLREQLPESTYFTAFMVRIFSDYTFGYVNAGHQRMLHYKAADDTFIQYDTKGVPLGILPVRKIDYEEKQGKLEPGDFLLLISDGFSEQRNHLKDEVGVDRILTWLQDERERLVMEGRGKVDLKKLSSAFVERFRAYQGDVPNGDDLSFLFLYCGDSIPEASHYIQMAKQSNSKMKMEEAYAQALKAFSIDSSLKEILVFLGKMYYRDGKYNEAIRYLEEYLRTSGDNTAASHFMMGRAYYKAGMISEAKRALKMALSSDHSFAKASILLAQCYLKENAKPKAIKVLQQGVKNTPQSLELKTSLLRLESHSQKVG is encoded by the coding sequence ATGGTTGATTTCAAAGTTTCCAAACGAATGCTCGTCAACTTCCGCGGACAAAACAAAGTCGTGGGAGGATTGACAGATAAAGATAAAATTGCGATCCTTCTCTACATTTCCAAAGAATTTGCCAATTTAGATAGAGAAGACCAACTTTTCTCCAAGGTCATCCTGATTTGTCAGGAAATTTTTGAGTCGGACAATACAACACTTCGACTTTGGGATGGGGAGTATTTAGTTCCCGTCAAGTTTGTCAAAGAAACAGAACCCCCGCGTAGAAATTTAAAATTGGGCGAAGGATATTCAGGAACTGTTTTTGAAACCAAAGAACCAATTCTTGTAAACGATCTTTCTCGTTCGGCGCATTACTTCGATGAGGGGGAAACCACAAAATCTGTGATGTGTGTTCCGATTATGCAAAAAGAGGAAATCCTCGGAACCCTCGCCGTTGAAAGTGAACGTGAAAATTTTTATATTATTGATGACTTAGAAATTTTAGAAGCACTCACTTCCCAGTTGGCACTCGCTCTTTATGGAGTTAGGCTAATTGAAGGACTTGTCACAGCAAGGGCAAGAGAAGCCGCCATTTTAAACCAGTTAGAATGGGATTTAAAAATGGGTCGTAACGTTCAAAGTCAAATTCTACCTCAGGACCTCAGTGCTTGGAACGGAATTTATTTTGCAAGTCATTACGAACCTATGGCAGAGGTAAGTGGAGACTTAGTTGATATTGTAAGACAAGGTCATTCCTTAACCGCCATTAACATTGATGTGTCGGGGCATGGAATTCCAGCTGCCTTAGTTACTATGGCCATCCACCACCAGTTCCGTAGGTCTGTGATGGCAGGACTAGGCCTGACTGAGATTATGGAAGAACTTGGTGAAAAACTGAGAGAACAACTTCCGGAATCTACCTATTTCACCGCATTTATGGTTCGAATCTTTAGTGATTATACCTTTGGTTATGTGAATGCTGGCCACCAACGAATGTTACACTATAAAGCTGCTGATGATACTTTCATTCAGTATGATACCAAAGGTGTTCCACTTGGCATTCTTCCTGTCCGAAAAATTGATTACGAAGAAAAACAAGGAAAACTAGAACCTGGTGATTTTTTACTCTTAATTTCAGATGGATTTAGTGAACAAAGAAACCATTTAAAAGATGAAGTGGGAGTGGACCGAATCCTTACATGGTTACAAGACGAAAGAGAACGCCTAGTTATGGAAGGAAGAGGAAAAGTTGATCTTAAAAAATTATCAAGTGCCTTTGTGGAACGTTTTAGAGCCTACCAAGGAGATGTTCCGAATGGTGATGATTTAAGTTTTTTATTCCTATATTGTGGGGATTCGATTCCGGAAGCTTCGCATTACATACAAATGGCGAAACAATCCAATTCCAAAATGAAAATGGAAGAAGCTTATGCCCAAGCCCTAAAGGCATTCAGTATTGATTCTTCTTTAAAAGAAATTTTAGTCTTTTTGGGAAAAATGTACTATCGAGATGGAAAATACAATGAAGCCATACGGTACTTAGAAGAGTATTTAAGAACCTCAGGGGACAATACGGCGGCTTCTCATTTTATGATGGGACGGGCTTATTACAAGGCTGGAATGATTTCTGAAGCAAAACGAGCGTTAAAGATGGCTTTATCAAGCGATCATAGTTTTGCCAAAGCAAGTATACTACTTGCACAATGTTATTTGAAAGAAAATGCGAAACCAAAAGCAATCAAAGTGTTGCAACAAGGCGTAAAAAACACACCTCAAAGTTTGGAATTAAAAACCTCACTGTTAAGGTTAGAATCACACTCGCAAAAAGTCGGTTAA
- a CDS encoding ammonium transporter, with protein MKKIGILFSLTILLFGSVIGAEEVTNDAESLETLAKEMASIKTSLAETKLALETTKQEANWVWTCIAAFLVFFMQAGFAYVEAGFTRAKNAVNILMKNFSDLTVGAIAYWVIGFSIMFGPQLLTGFGVGVPSFAESLINTEDGNMDPSKYTFFIFQIVFAATAATIVSGAMAERTKFSAYLVFSIIITAFIYPIFGSFAWGSLLGISTGFLESLGLGGGEGVGFHDFAGSTVVHSIGAWAGLAGAIVVGPRMGKFQTDGRVYPILGHNMSMAALGVFILWFGWFGFNPGSTTSIEGGSFARIAVVTHMAACAGAIAAMILTWLLFKKPEIGLTLNGGLAGLVAITAPCDVVTITGAVCIGAVAGILVIVSVLFLDKIKIDDPVGAVSVHGVCGAWGTLAVGLFSVDTGLFSGAGFAQFAAQAIGVATAFLWAFPTSFAAFYIIKKTIGLRVSEEEELLGLDILEHGNEAYPVSK; from the coding sequence ATGAAAAAGATTGGAATATTATTTAGTTTAACGATCCTTCTTTTTGGCTCTGTTATTGGAGCCGAAGAAGTAACAAATGATGCAGAGAGTTTAGAGACTCTAGCAAAAGAAATGGCAAGTATCAAAACTTCATTAGCGGAAACAAAACTTGCTTTAGAAACAACGAAACAAGAAGCCAACTGGGTATGGACTTGTATTGCAGCCTTTCTAGTGTTTTTTATGCAAGCAGGTTTTGCTTATGTGGAAGCAGGATTCACTAGAGCAAAGAATGCGGTGAACATTCTTATGAAAAACTTTTCTGATTTAACGGTGGGTGCAATTGCTTATTGGGTCATCGGTTTTTCTATTATGTTTGGTCCGCAATTACTTACCGGCTTTGGAGTGGGTGTCCCATCTTTTGCGGAAAGTCTCATCAATACCGAAGATGGAAATATGGATCCTTCCAAATACACATTCTTTATCTTCCAAATTGTTTTTGCCGCAACAGCTGCCACGATTGTTTCGGGAGCGATGGCAGAGAGAACTAAATTTTCAGCCTATTTAGTTTTCTCTATTATCATTACCGCTTTTATTTATCCAATTTTTGGATCCTTTGCTTGGGGAAGCCTTCTCGGAATCTCTACAGGGTTTTTAGAATCTTTGGGTCTCGGTGGAGGTGAAGGAGTGGGTTTTCATGATTTTGCTGGTTCCACTGTCGTTCACAGCATTGGCGCTTGGGCAGGACTTGCAGGTGCCATTGTTGTCGGTCCTCGTATGGGAAAATTTCAAACCGATGGCAGGGTCTATCCTATCCTTGGTCATAATATGTCAATGGCAGCGCTAGGTGTTTTTATCCTTTGGTTCGGCTGGTTTGGATTTAACCCTGGTTCAACTACCTCTATTGAAGGGGGAAGTTTTGCAAGGATTGCCGTTGTCACTCATATGGCAGCTTGTGCAGGGGCAATTGCAGCAATGATTCTTACTTGGTTATTATTTAAAAAACCAGAAATAGGATTAACTTTAAACGGAGGACTGGCAGGTCTTGTGGCCATCACCGCCCCTTGTGATGTAGTGACCATCACAGGTGCAGTTTGTATTGGCGCCGTGGCAGGAATCCTTGTCATTGTTTCCGTTCTCTTTTTAGATAAAATCAAAATTGACGATCCCGTGGGAGCCGTTTCTGTGCATGGAGTCTGCGGTGCTTGGGGAACCCTTGCCGTAGGTCTTTTTAGCGTAGATACTGGACTTTTTTCAGGAGCTGGATTTGCTCAGTTTGCAGCCCAAGCCATTGGGGTTGCCACAGCATTTCTTTGGGCCTTTCCAACCAGTTTTGCCGCATTCTATATCATTAAAAAAACCATTGGCCTACGTGTTTCCGAAGAAGAGGAATTGTTAGGTTTGGATATTTTAGAACACGGAAACGAGGCATATCCCGTTTCTAAATAG
- a CDS encoding LIC11874 family lipoprotein, with protein MFRFPLLLVIFFVGCFEYEETILFRKLSSGTVEISYTVPLKKDSYDSLIKFLPTSKEEIISSVKKKSNNSLQVRDFTFRELEKSETTDLYFKRKGKVSYKLDFEDPLHLEGVLIGTFSIKSKPRSLTVKRDFPNLTDNAILDTSVGEKKIISETSRLLREGRIQFKVLFPKDSECSSNRGFIGLGNLTYQIPLPETLENPESKTWEYKIRFF; from the coding sequence GTGTTCCGTTTTCCTTTATTACTCGTTATATTTTTCGTAGGTTGTTTTGAATACGAGGAGACAATCCTTTTTCGCAAATTAAGTTCTGGTACAGTTGAGATATCTTATACTGTTCCTCTAAAAAAAGATTCCTACGACTCGCTCATTAAATTTTTACCAACTTCTAAAGAAGAAATCATTTCTTCTGTCAAAAAAAAGTCGAATAACAGCTTACAGGTGAGAGACTTTACCTTTCGTGAATTAGAAAAATCAGAAACAACAGATTTGTATTTCAAACGAAAAGGGAAGGTTTCTTACAAACTTGATTTTGAAGATCCTTTACATTTAGAGGGAGTTTTAATTGGAACTTTTTCGATCAAATCTAAACCCAGATCCTTAACTGTGAAAAGAGATTTTCCTAATTTAACAGACAACGCCATTTTAGATACGAGTGTGGGAGAGAAAAAAATTATTTCTGAAACTTCCAGGCTTCTTAGGGAGGGACGTATCCAATTTAAAGTTTTATTTCCAAAAGATTCTGAATGTAGTTCTAACCGAGGTTTTATTGGACTTGGAAATTTAACTTACCAAATTCCTTTACCTGAAACTTTGGAAAACCCTGAATCAAAAACCTGGGAATATAAAATTCGGTTTTTTTAA
- a CDS encoding menaquinone biosynthetic enzyme MqnA/MqnD family protein encodes MKIGIVKHLNARPLTLYFERTSGYTPIYENPSVLIELLKRGELDCALVSSVECERNRESLDFTKIVGVCARDVVRSVLFFRHESELGLPKVVYTDKGSRSSVALLQCLLYREFGKLVEVIPTPAKEIYQMMDEGKGSHLLFGDHALLQTPVPGYQVVDLAEWWNQSTGLYFCFAFWAFPKGKVWDDRLFLTALEFGLKELDSIIKEEKRLPIAITDRYLKQELHFIPEQKNLDGFDLFIKTAKELNLV; translated from the coding sequence ATGAAAATTGGCATCGTAAAACACCTGAATGCCCGCCCCCTCACCCTCTATTTTGAGAGAACTTCCGGATATACACCCATTTATGAGAATCCTAGTGTCCTTATCGAACTCCTAAAACGTGGAGAGCTTGACTGTGCCCTAGTTTCCTCAGTGGAATGTGAGAGGAATCGGGAAAGTTTAGATTTCACAAAAATAGTAGGAGTTTGTGCCAGAGATGTGGTGAGGTCAGTTCTCTTTTTTAGACATGAATCAGAACTTGGACTACCCAAAGTGGTATATACAGACAAAGGATCTCGGTCAAGTGTCGCTCTATTACAATGCCTACTGTATAGAGAGTTCGGGAAACTGGTAGAAGTGATTCCCACCCCCGCCAAGGAAATTTACCAAATGATGGATGAAGGAAAAGGTTCTCATCTTTTATTTGGTGACCATGCTTTATTACAGACTCCGGTTCCTGGATACCAAGTGGTGGATCTTGCAGAGTGGTGGAACCAGTCAACAGGTTTGTATTTCTGTTTTGCCTTTTGGGCCTTTCCTAAAGGTAAGGTTTGGGACGATCGTCTGTTTTTAACAGCTTTGGAGTTTGGACTAAAAGAGTTAGATTCCATCATCAAAGAAGAAAAAAGACTACCGATTGCCATTACCGACAGATATCTAAAACAAGAGTTACATTTTATCCCAGAACAGAAAAATTTAGATGGTTTTGATTTGTTTATTAAAACCGCAAAAGAATTAAATCTGGTTTAA